The following proteins are co-located in the Paenibacillus sp. FSL H8-0079 genome:
- the flhB gene encoding flagellar biosynthesis protein FlhB encodes MKLQLDLQLFSGEKTEKATPKKRQDARKKGQVVKSPEISGASILLFSFLILTVFGDFYKERTVRLFTDIFINRLNMNITDENVMMLMMRYGIEVMLLLAPVLLGAVLVALIVNYMQVGFLLVGEGLKPKLEKLDPIKGFKNIFSMRSVVEFAKSILKMSIIGYLVYSTIISYQSDIASLSHFSLDAILHFAASITLSLGVKIAVALMVLAILDYMYQKYDNEKKLRMSKQDIKDEYKKMEGDPLIKGKIRERQRRMAMQRMMQEVPNADVIITNPTHFAVALKYEGSEMEAPQIIAKGQDYVALRIKEIAKEHGVITMENKPLARALFQRAEIGDAIPADLFQAVAEVLAYVYKLKGRTK; translated from the coding sequence ATGAAACTTCAACTCGACCTCCAGTTGTTTTCAGGGGAGAAGACGGAGAAAGCTACCCCGAAAAAGAGACAGGATGCACGTAAAAAAGGACAGGTTGTCAAAAGTCCGGAGATATCTGGTGCTTCGATTCTCCTGTTCTCGTTTTTGATCTTGACAGTCTTCGGTGATTTTTACAAGGAACGTACAGTTCGACTGTTTACAGATATTTTTATCAACCGGCTAAACATGAATATTACCGATGAAAATGTAATGATGCTTATGATGCGCTATGGCATTGAAGTGATGTTACTCCTTGCTCCGGTATTGTTAGGTGCGGTTCTAGTTGCTTTAATCGTTAACTACATGCAGGTTGGTTTTCTGCTCGTGGGCGAAGGATTGAAGCCGAAACTGGAGAAGTTGGATCCGATTAAAGGATTCAAAAATATTTTCTCTATGCGCTCTGTGGTCGAATTTGCGAAGTCCATTTTGAAAATGTCCATCATCGGTTATCTTGTTTACAGCACAATTATAAGCTACCAATCCGATATTGCCTCACTTTCTCACTTTTCATTGGATGCTATTTTACACTTTGCTGCATCCATCACGTTAAGTCTGGGTGTTAAGATTGCTGTTGCACTTATGGTACTTGCAATATTGGATTACATGTACCAAAAGTATGATAATGAGAAAAAACTCCGTATGTCCAAGCAAGACATCAAAGACGAGTACAAGAAAATGGAAGGCGATCCGCTGATCAAAGGTAAAATTCGGGAACGTCAGCGTCGTATGGCTATGCAGCGTATGATGCAGGAAGTACCGAATGCGGATGTAATCATAACGAACCCGACTCACTTTGCGGTTGCGCTAAAGTACGAGGGATCTGAGATGGAGGCTCCGCAGATTATTGCCAAAGGTCAGGACTATGTCGCCTTGCGTATTAAGGAAATAGCCAAAGAGCATGGTGTTATTACAATGGAAAACAAGCCGCTGGCACGGGCATTATTCCAGAGAGCCGAGATTGGTGATGCCATACCGGCCGATTTGTTTCAAGCGGTAGCTGAAGTGCTGGCTTATGTATATAAACTAAAGGGCAGAACGAAATAA
- the flhA gene encoding flagellar biosynthesis protein FlhA, with protein sequence MKTKDLAVLAGIIGIVLMMILPIPIWLLDMLLVVNISIALMILLVAMNSKEALQFSIFPALLLITTLFRLALNISTTKLILGEGDAGAVVATFGSWIAGGQIAIGFVVFLILVVVQFIVITKGSERVAEVAARFTLDAMPGKQMSIDADLNAGLINEQQARERRSKIEREADFYGAMDGASKFVKGDAIASIIILLINLIGGFIIGMTVHGLDFAESLATYSVLTIGDGLVSQIPALLISTAAGLIVTRASSEGNLAEDITGQLFTYPILIYIVAFVIAMLGFFTPIHIITTLPLAGVLAFAAWRMQNNLNLKQEAEEQLEEEQQIEEVRSPESVINLLQVDPIEFEFGYGLIPLADNQQGGDLLDRIIMIRRQCALELGLVVPVIRIRDNIQLRPNEYVIKIKGNVVGGGELLLNHYLAMSPGYDEESVTGIETTEPAFGLPALWIDEVTKDRAELAGYTVVDPPSVVATHLTELIKKHAHELLGRQETKALVDNLRENYSALVDELIPSLLSIGDVQKVLAKLLREKISIRDMVTIFETLADYGTYTKDPDVLTEYVRQSLSRQITQQFSQKGETLRVITVGPGLEKKIAESVQQSDQGSYLALDPVSTQSVYQKLSEQVNRLIQSGQQPVVLTSPTIRMYLRQVIERTMQDIPVLSYSELEPNVEIQSIGVVNL encoded by the coding sequence TTGAAAACAAAAGATTTAGCTGTCCTTGCGGGTATTATCGGCATTGTGTTGATGATGATTCTCCCGATCCCAATCTGGCTATTGGATATGCTGCTCGTCGTCAATATTTCAATTGCACTGATGATACTCCTTGTTGCCATGAACAGCAAAGAAGCATTGCAGTTTTCTATTTTTCCAGCTTTACTGCTAATTACTACTCTATTCCGACTTGCATTGAACATTTCGACAACCAAGCTAATCCTTGGTGAAGGGGATGCTGGAGCCGTTGTTGCTACCTTTGGTAGCTGGATTGCCGGAGGGCAAATTGCGATTGGTTTTGTTGTGTTCCTGATCCTGGTTGTCGTTCAGTTTATCGTTATTACCAAGGGTTCGGAGCGTGTAGCTGAAGTTGCTGCCCGATTCACCCTCGATGCGATGCCAGGTAAACAAATGAGTATTGATGCGGATCTGAATGCGGGTCTGATCAACGAGCAACAAGCTCGTGAGCGTCGTTCCAAAATTGAACGCGAAGCCGATTTCTATGGAGCGATGGATGGAGCAAGTAAGTTTGTAAAAGGAGACGCAATTGCAAGTATTATCATCCTCCTGATTAATCTGATTGGTGGATTCATCATCGGGATGACTGTGCATGGTCTTGATTTTGCTGAGTCACTTGCGACGTACTCCGTTCTAACTATAGGAGATGGATTGGTCAGCCAGATTCCTGCCCTTCTTATTTCAACGGCAGCAGGTCTCATCGTTACAAGAGCATCATCTGAAGGAAACTTGGCAGAGGATATTACGGGGCAACTGTTTACATATCCAATACTCATTTATATTGTAGCTTTCGTTATTGCCATGCTCGGTTTCTTCACACCTATTCATATTATTACCACACTTCCGTTGGCAGGCGTGCTGGCATTTGCCGCATGGCGCATGCAGAATAATTTGAATTTGAAACAGGAAGCGGAAGAACAGCTGGAAGAAGAACAGCAGATTGAAGAGGTCAGAAGTCCTGAAAGTGTAATTAACCTGCTTCAGGTTGACCCTATTGAGTTTGAATTTGGTTATGGTTTAATCCCACTGGCTGATAATCAGCAGGGCGGGGACTTATTGGATCGGATCATTATGATTCGGAGGCAGTGTGCTCTTGAACTGGGGTTGGTTGTTCCGGTCATACGGATACGAGATAATATCCAGCTCAGACCTAATGAGTATGTTATCAAAATCAAGGGGAACGTGGTAGGCGGCGGAGAACTGTTATTGAATCACTACCTTGCCATGAGTCCAGGCTATGATGAGGAGTCCGTGACAGGTATTGAAACGACAGAGCCTGCTTTTGGACTTCCGGCACTGTGGATTGATGAAGTAACCAAAGACAGAGCGGAGCTTGCAGGGTATACGGTTGTAGATCCGCCATCTGTTGTGGCGACACATCTGACTGAATTGATTAAGAAACATGCGCATGAGTTACTTGGAAGACAAGAGACGAAAGCGCTTGTGGATAATCTCAGAGAGAACTATTCTGCATTGGTGGATGAACTAATTCCTTCCCTACTCTCCATTGGTGATGTGCAGAAAGTGCTTGCCAAGTTATTGCGTGAGAAAATATCTATTCGTGATATGGTTACCATCTTCGAGACACTGGCTGACTATGGTACGTATACGAAGGACCCGGATGTGCTGACTGAATACGTCAGACAATCCCTCTCACGTCAGATTACTCAGCAGTTTTCACAGAAAGGCGAGACGCTTCGAGTGATCACGGTGGGACCTGGTCTTGAGAAGAAAATTGCTGAAAGTGTGCAGCAATCCGATCAAGGCAGCTATCTTGCGTTAGACCCTGTTTCTACACAAAGTGTATATCAGAAGCTGAGTGAACAAGTGAACCGTTTGATTCAATCAGGTCAACAACCTGTTGTATTAACTTCTCCAACCATTCGGATGTATCTGCGTCAGGTTATTGAACGTACTATGCAGGACATTCCTGTGCTTTCCTACAGCGAGTTGGAGCCGAATGTTGAAATTCAAAGTATCGGGGTGGTGAACTTATGA
- the flhF gene encoding flagellar biosynthesis protein FlhF, whose product MRVKQYVVETMPEAMLQIRKDLGSDAVILSTKEIKVGGVMGMFRKKRIEVVAAVDKEENKQTTKPAQNQFTPVPRAFVPEAYRQTARSFVAASDESATTNTADQSAQEKSAAASSMFESSNIGSDIDSSLGSSSTDHKPRPQGADFSGSTTATKHAGSDLQQDKLMTELQDLKQMVTKLSKQGTSADPVPEELYTIRERLTEQEVWPEVWESWFDSIQAKWSENGLNEQDVEQAVKLEVMHFLEERIDEGILPTTRIVYVAGPTGVGKTTTIAKLAAEQMFKKQRKVGFITSDTYRISAVEQLRTYASILNVPLEVVQSPGDTQRAISRLEHCDLIFMDTAGRNYRNELLVSELQSLLAPVENSETFLVMSMTSKSADMVQITEHFSKYVLDKVIFTKMDETGSCGPLFNLLHRFPLKLAYVANGQNVPDDLLKPDADSLSKQLLGEWTQ is encoded by the coding sequence ATGAGAGTAAAACAATACGTTGTTGAGACCATGCCCGAAGCTATGCTTCAAATTCGCAAAGACCTGGGAAGTGATGCCGTCATTCTGTCCACTAAAGAGATTAAGGTGGGCGGTGTGATGGGAATGTTTCGCAAGAAACGGATCGAAGTTGTAGCTGCAGTGGATAAGGAAGAAAACAAGCAAACGACGAAGCCAGCACAAAATCAATTCACACCTGTACCTCGTGCGTTTGTACCTGAGGCCTATCGCCAAACAGCTCGTTCGTTTGTTGCTGCTTCTGATGAGTCGGCTACAACGAATACAGCTGATCAAAGTGCTCAGGAAAAATCTGCGGCTGCGTCGTCTATGTTTGAATCGAGTAATATCGGTTCAGACATAGATAGTAGCTTAGGTTCTTCGAGCACGGATCATAAACCGCGACCGCAAGGGGCGGATTTTTCGGGTTCAACAACTGCCACGAAGCATGCGGGCTCAGACCTGCAGCAGGATAAGTTGATGACTGAATTGCAGGATCTTAAACAGATGGTGACCAAGCTTTCAAAGCAAGGTACTTCTGCGGACCCTGTGCCAGAGGAACTGTATACGATCCGAGAGCGTTTGACAGAACAAGAGGTTTGGCCTGAAGTATGGGAATCCTGGTTCGATTCGATACAAGCAAAATGGTCTGAGAATGGATTGAATGAACAGGATGTAGAACAAGCGGTAAAACTTGAGGTCATGCACTTTTTGGAAGAACGTATTGATGAAGGCATTCTTCCTACCACTCGAATCGTCTATGTAGCTGGCCCAACCGGTGTAGGGAAAACGACGACAATTGCGAAATTAGCCGCTGAACAAATGTTCAAAAAACAGCGTAAAGTTGGATTCATTACATCTGACACGTATCGGATCTCAGCGGTAGAACAGCTTAGAACGTATGCTTCTATATTAAATGTTCCACTTGAGGTGGTACAATCGCCCGGTGATACACAACGTGCAATCTCTCGTTTAGAGCATTGTGACTTGATCTTTATGGATACAGCAGGTAGAAACTACAGAAATGAATTACTTGTCTCGGAACTGCAAAGTTTGCTTGCTCCTGTCGAGAATAGTGAAACCTTTTTGGTCATGAGCATGACTTCCAAAAGTGCTGATATGGTTCAGATTACAGAACATTTCAGCAAATATGTCCTGGATAAGGTGATTTTTACCAAAATGGATGAGACTGGGAGCTGCGGTCCGCTATTTAACCTGCTACATCGTTTTCCACTCAAGCTTGCATATGTTGCAAATGGACAAAATGTTCCAGACGATTTGTTGAAGCCGGATGCAGATTCGTTGTCTAAACAGTTGCTGGGAGAATGGACACAATGA
- a CDS encoding MinD/ParA family protein: MKDQAASLRSMVSEPLEMEGIERANRSSKIITVASGKGGVGKSNFTLNFALALQALGKRVLVFDADIGMANIDVLMGTSSSYNLYHLLYRQKSIREIIQLGASGLPYIAGGSGMKELFSLSDRDLEFFASQVEDIAQEMDYVIFDTGAGLSRENMTFIGAADECLIITTPEPTSITDAYALVKVMHGQENATPFRMIVNRVEDEREAERVADKIAGVARRFLQTDIPLLGYISEDAQVVKAVKRQMPYSLAYPNAKASKDIEKLALRYLAVPATPESGTLTGIRGFMNKWLKRTT, translated from the coding sequence ATGAAGGATCAGGCAGCTTCACTTCGAAGTATGGTGTCGGAGCCATTGGAAATGGAAGGCATTGAGCGAGCTAACCGTTCCTCTAAAATCATTACTGTGGCCAGTGGTAAGGGAGGTGTTGGGAAATCCAATTTTACACTAAACTTTGCACTGGCATTACAGGCTTTAGGGAAAAGGGTACTTGTGTTTGATGCTGATATTGGAATGGCTAATATCGATGTTCTTATGGGTACGTCTTCATCCTATAATCTTTACCACCTGTTGTACCGACAAAAATCCATAAGGGAGATCATACAACTGGGTGCCAGCGGCTTGCCTTACATTGCTGGAGGGTCAGGCATGAAAGAGTTGTTTTCATTGTCTGACCGTGATCTGGAGTTCTTCGCCAGTCAAGTGGAGGATATTGCCCAGGAAATGGACTATGTCATTTTCGATACAGGGGCAGGTCTTTCCAGAGAGAATATGACGTTTATCGGTGCTGCCGATGAATGCCTGATTATAACCACACCTGAACCGACTTCAATAACCGATGCTTACGCTTTAGTCAAAGTTATGCACGGCCAGGAAAATGCTACACCCTTTCGGATGATCGTTAACCGGGTGGAAGACGAACGGGAAGCGGAACGGGTGGCAGATAAAATAGCTGGAGTAGCAAGGCGGTTTTTGCAGACGGATATTCCGCTACTTGGGTATATATCAGAAGATGCCCAGGTAGTCAAGGCGGTTAAAAGACAAATGCCCTATAGTCTGGCGTATCCCAATGCCAAAGCCTCCAAAGATATAGAGAAACTTGCTCTTCGTTATTTGGCTGTACCTGCA